Within Bdellovibrio bacteriovorus HD100, the genomic segment AAGATTCAAGCTCTGGGCCAGCTGCTTTGCATTCAGTAACATCTGGAGAGGGGGCTTCTTGCTTGAAGGACAAAAAGTGCAACGGGCTGAAAACTTGCTTTCCAGCGATTATTGTAATGAGAGTTGTTGGCGGGGGGGGAAAGAAAAAGCCGCTGTTGAGGCGGCTTTTGTGTTTAAGGCAGTTTGTCGAAAGCCTCTTTCAGTTTTTGTGATTCCACCATCAGCTGATGTCCCAGTGGATAGTTTGCCGGAGCTCTTTCTCGGGCGAGCTGTTCCAAGCGCCCTTGAATGCTTGCGATGTTCTGGCGCCATTCGATCAGGGACTTTTTTACGGTTTCATGAGGCAGGCCGTATTCAACCAGAATGCGGGCGCTGTAGCACTGGCCGGGATTGCTGACGGTGTTTTCCCAGTGCATGACCGCGGGGGCTGGGATCGTCTTTTGCGGTTGCGCCTGGTACTGGGCTGCATAGACATCATAGTTGAAATAATCAGAGTTTACCGTGTAGGCCGAGCTAGGGTTGGCATTGATTGGCAAAGAGTATCCGCCCATCTGCAAAGTTCCAACACCTAAAGAGCTCATCTGACGGCAGATCTGCCATACGTTCACCCGGTTGATCACCAGTCCCACTTGCGAGCTGTCAGCACGCAGGGCCTGATTTTCTGTCAACGAGTCATAGCTGCGGGCTTCGGTCATGCCACGCAAAGGGATGATGGCCTTAAGTTCGTTCAGCTGGCGGTTTAGGAACTCCTGCTGGGTTGGAGCCAAAGTGCTTTCGCGGTCATGAGTGCGAATGGTGGAATCAAAAGAGGCCATGACGAATTCGTACTTTTGCTGGAATTCGGCCTTGATGGACGGGACTTCTTCTTCAACCTTGGTGCAAGCAGTTAGAGCCAGAGCCGCGATCAGCAGCAGGTGTTGTATCTTCATGTTGTTCCCCCTGTACAAAACTATAGGCAAAGGATGGGACGTGGAGCAACCGTTTATGTTGCCGGACTTGGCGCACTGCCAGCGTCATTTTTCGATGTTGGCAGTGTCTTTCACTTGTTTTCTGGGAAAACTCGGGCTTAAGATTTTGCTGAGGAAGCAGCTTCCATGAAATCCACTTTTCATACTTTTTCCCAAAGGACACAGACTGTGATTTTATTTATCTTTTCGTTACTGCTGGGAAGCACTTCGCTGGCCGCTGACGTTCCCGCAGGTTGTAAAGCTTCCCGTAATTTTTCCGCCGAAGCGTATAGAGTCTGGATCAGTGACGGAACAAAGGTGTCCGCGAGTGTTGAACAGGCGAGGGGGCCCATTGTTGCCACGGGCCAGCGGATCGAATTGTCGTTGATGTCGGGTGGGTCCGGCTCAAACGGTTTTGTGAAGTTCGACGTCGCGACACCCGGATCTTATGTGATTGTATCAGATGCCTATCCACGCATGGATGTGACTGAACTTGCTTCAGGCACTTCTTTTAATCCGGTGGATTTTGGTAAGATCCGTGACTGCGGTACCGTCAGCAAAGCCCTGCGCTTTGAGTTTGCCAAGACCGGAAGCTACAGTCTGGGTTTTGTAAGCAGTCACGGCGCCAGGTTGAATTTTATGATTTTCAAAATGCCTTAGATCAGATCGCAGTTTTGCCAAAGGATCTGCGGTACACCGACCACTCGATGAGCACAACCCCGAGCAAGACCAGGATTTCAGCCAACAGGAATGAATAGCCCCACGTGGTGATTCCCTGAACAGTCAGCATCACGGTCCCTGAAACAAGGGCATAAAGGACATTGGCAAAGATGATGGCCAAAAGCATCCAGGTTCTTCTGCTGGTCAGCTTGTAGCAGACAAACGAAAACACGCAGTAAAGAAGCGGGAACACCGCTAAGAAATACAGAACATTTGGCTGAAGTCCCGTCCAATTGGAAAGCAGTGGTAAAATCCCTGCCGTCAAAACCAGGCTTAAGAGGGCTCCGATTGCATCCACTAAAAAAATATTATGAGAGTTTAAAATCTTCTGATTCACTAAAGGCATCCTGTTTTGTTTTTCAGTTTACCTTGTGGCCCTATCTCTATTCCACTAATATGTGATTTTGCTTTTCGTTCTTACCAGGGGTAAATCAATTCGGGTGCAAAAAAGCAGGTAAATTTAGACGAGGCACCATTCCCTCTCCAAATTTCAAGTTCCGCAGGCCTTTGTAGCCAACACGAAGCCAACGAAAAATCATTGAACCCATCAATCAACAAAATGTAACCGAAGCAAAAAAGAACGAGGACTGTCCGAAGAAATTTGGAGAGGGAATGGTGCCCCGGGCCGGACTTGAACCGGCACGCCCGTTTAAACGAAGCTCAGGATTTTAAGTCCTGTGCGTCTACCGATTTCGCCACCGGGGCACAAGGGTCAACTCAATCATTTTTAGAATGAAACGTCAATGTCTTCATGAATTGCGCCATGTCTGCAGGAACTGCACATTCTATACGCACAAATTCTTTGGTGAATGGGTGAGTGAACTCCAGCGCATGGGCGTGGAGCATCAGTCGCGGAGCCACGGGATTTTTCGGTGCTTGATAGATGTCGTCACCATAGATGCCCATGCCTCTATCCGCGAGATGCACTCGGATCTGGTGCATCCGTCCGGTCAGGGGCTGGGCCTCGATCAGCAAGGCTTCGGGGAAAACCTCGAGCTTGCGGAACTTGGTGTAGGCGCGATCGCCCCCGGACTGGGTGCGAACCATCTTGGTTTTTTTAAGTTTGGTGTCTTTCATCTCGACAAGATGGTTGTCGACTTCCCAGGCATCGGCCGCCTTCTGGGTTCTTTTGGTCAGACAAAGATAGGTTTTTTGAATCTTGTGAGTTTTGAACAGATCCGCCAGGGGCTCGTTGGCCTCTTTGGTTTTGGCAAAGATCATCACGCCGGAGGTGTCGCGATCCAGGCGGTGGTGCAGAGCCAGATAAAAAGCGTCACCCCGTTCGTTGCGCAGTTGGTTTTTAAGGGCGGTGAAGAAGTCCTGGCGGCTTTTATCAACTGTGGCCTGGGAGGGCATGCCGGCCGGTTTGGCGGCGGCTAGAAAGAACTCATCTTCGAAAAGAATCTCGATCATCTTTTATTGATCATGCAGAAATCAAGATTGGCGTTGATGTATTCACGCTGGCTCTCAAGTTCGGCTTTGCTGAATTTGAAGTCAGAGGCTTTGCAGCCATAGTTGGTCACCACATCGTGGATCGCCTGAACTTCATCCATGGTCATGTTAAGCTTCCAGATCAGTTTTACCGCCAGCCAGTCACGGACGTACTGACAGCGGTATCCCAGATTGGAGGGAAGGTATTTGTCGGGGGCACGGTCGCCTTTGGACATGTTGGCGCTGGCATCGGCTGCAACCAGGTGGTTTTTGTAGCCCATGTAGTTTGCATACAGACAGCGAGTTTTATAGTCCCACTGCCACGCGCCGGACACATAGGCGTTTTTCAAAGGCACCATGTGGTCGATCTGAATTTCTTTGGCGACGACGACTTCTTTGCCAGCGTAAGGATCATTCCAGTGGCCGGAATCCACCACGCACTGTCTGTTGCCGCGGTAAGTGACTTCCTGATTGGAGTCGCGAACCAGCACTTTTGCACGAGTGTTCATGCAGGTGTCGTCCGTAGGATCATTGATCCAGCGTCCGAAGTGAAGTTTGCGCATGTATTTTTCTTCTGGCGTGGGAGGAGCTTCTTCGTGAAGAGTCCACTTCAGAAGGTTGATCACCACTTTTTTAAGACCCTGGATGAACTGGTGAGGTCCAAATTCAGGTGTGTACTCCATGAAAGAGTATTCTTTTCTGCGGGTGGTGTCTGATTCCAGGTTTTCCTCGTCCACAGTAAAGAATTCGTGGGCGGGAGCTGCGGTGGCGGGGGCTGCATACACAGGAGCTGCGGACATTGCGACCATAATAACGGTCACAAACTGCAAGCTGGCTGTCTTCAGTTTTAATTGTTTCATTCTCGGTTCCCCCTCCGCGAATCGGACCCATTAAGCCCCAGATCGGAGGCAGTTTCAAGAATTCATTTTGTCAGGATTCCGTTCAATTTAGCCACCTTGCATTAAGTTCCCGACGGAACGTGTGAATGCTGTAAGTTTGCGCATTTTTAAGGGAATTTCCGCCTGGATTGTCGGTAAAAAGGGAAAAGGATTGGCGCAAATTGTCACTGATTTCGCGGTTTGAGGACCAGAAGTCGGGCTGTTTGCTTGCCCCGTGGCAAGGGCTGTCGCTAAGCTTAAAGCTCACTATTTTGGAGGATTGGTTCCATGAAAATGCTTTTGCTGTCATCTGTTTTGGTTTTGGGTTTGGCTTCTTGTGCACACAAGGCACACAACCACGAAAATTGTGGCTGTGGTGGGGCGAAGGCTGAAAAGTCCGCTTGTTCCGGCACTGAGTGTGCTACGAAAAAAGGTGGATGCGCTGATTGTGCGAAGAAGGAAGAGGCTGCTGCAGCAAAATAGTGCAGCCCGGGTTGCGCTTGTCAGTCTTTTCAAAACCCCGCAGTCTGCGGGGTTTTTTCGTTTGGAGCAGATGGATTTACGCACCCCCGTCGGGATGAGTTCAAATCATTAAATGTTTTGATTTGGATAGTCTGCTAAATTACTTTTTCCTTCGAAAGTGCATTTCGGAAGGAAATTGAAAAATGAAAAAGGGCGCCCTTTTAGGACTTCTGCTCGGACTTCTGGTCGGCCTATGGCAACCGCAAGCGCTGGCGATGAATCTTCAGGAATATCTTCAGGCTGTCATCAACAAGAACAAATCCATTCAGGCTTTTGATGTTTCCAAAGAGGCGGCGGAAGACCGTCGTGTCTCCGGTGACATTGAACTGGTCCCGGTTTTCACTGCGGGAGTGGGCTATCTGAATGACAAAAGCCCGTTGGGTCAGTTTGCGCAACTGGGGGGAACTCAGACCACCGCCACGGATTTGAAGCTGGGACTTGCCAAAAGATTTTCCTCTGGCACCGATGTGGCTGTGACCGCCAACGCCACGGAAGTTGAGAATGAAGGGGCGCTATTAAATCCCAGTTTTCAAAAATTCTCCTATGGCACCCTGGGACTGGGTTTGAGTCAGTCCTTGTGGAAGAACTCTTTTGGTAATGCCACCAGGTTGCGCCAGGATCGTCAGGAAGCCGTGGCGACGGCCGAGGTCGGCAGATTCGACTTGCAGAAAAAAGTCCTGCTGGTCAGCGCGGAAGCCGCGTATTGGGATTATGTCTATCAGAATGAAAACCTGCGCATCGGCCGCGCTTCTTTGGAGCGGGCCCGTCGTATTGAATCCTGGACCCGCCGTCGTGTGAACGATGGCATCAGTGACCGTGCTGACTTGTTGTCGGCTCAGGCTTTGGTCGCCGCTCGCCAGTTGCAACTGGTTTCGGCGGAGGATGATCTGGCGGCGGCAAAAAGACAGATCCGCGACTATCTTGAGCTGCGCGATGATGAAGCGATGCCGGAAATTTCCGGGGATATTTCCCGCTCACGCGCTTTGAACTCGATGGTGGATGGCAATGGCGGCAAGGTTGTGGCACTGGAGGCTTATCTGTCTTCATTGAATGCCCGGGCCATGTCCTTGGTGGCTAAAGAAACAGAAGACGGCTATCGTCCGGATCTGGTGCTTTCAGGATCCTACAACACCAACAACTTCCAGCCGGACAAAAGCATTCCGGATGCGACCTCCAAATGGACGGACAGCAAACTTCCGACCTGGAAGGTGGGTCTGAATCTGATCTATTTGTTCGACACGGACGTCAAAGGATCTGCCCAGTCAGCGGCCCGCAAAGATGCTTTGGCCGCCCAGTTGCAAAGTGAAAGAAAGATCCTGGACAGCGAAAGCTCGTGGATCGAGCTGAATCGTCGTTATTCCGAGATGAACAAGCGGATTGAATCCGCCTCGCTCATTGCGCGTCTGCAGACTGATGCCGCCAAGGCTCAGACGGATTTGTTCAACAAGGGCCGTTCGATCACGGCCAATGTGATCAATGCGGAAGAAGATGCCGCGGATGCAGAGCTGACTTTGACCAGACTGAAATCAGAACAAAGAAAGATGGAGGCTCAGGCCCGCTTGTTCGTCACACTGGATGAAAACAACCGGGAGGAGAAATAATATGAATTTGCCTGGTCTTTCGATTAAACGACCTATTTTTATTTCCTGTATCGTTATTCTGATGCTGATCCTGGGGGCGTTCTCGCTGCGCAAAATGCCGGTGGACATGTTCCCGGATGTGACTTTCCCGATTCTGTTTGTGCAAGTGACCTATCCAGGGGCGTCACCTTTGGATCTGGAAAAACAGGTTTCAAAACTGATTGAAGATGAAGTGGGCAGTATCTCGGGTCTGAAGACCCTGCGATCCAACAACCTCGACAGTGTCGCCGTCATCATTCTGGAGTTCCAGCTGGGGACGGACATCAAAGAGGTCGAGCAGGAGGTGCGCAACCGCATCGGCAATATCCGCCGTGACCTGCCGTCTGAAATTTATGAGCCGGTCATTCGCCGGTTTGACCCGGCCGATCAACCGATCGTGACCCTGGCGGTGACGACGGAACTGGACGAGGGGGCGGCCTATGACCTTGCCAATGAAGTCATCAAGCCGCGCTTTGAACGGATCAAAGACGTGGGGCAGGTGGACATCTTTGGCGGTCGCAAACAGGAAATTCACGTTCTGGTCGACAAGAACAAGCTGCAGGATCGCAAGATTTCGATGCTGCAGGTTTCCCAGCGTGTGATTGACACCTCTAAAGACATTCCCATCGGTAAAATTGAAAACCCCATCGATGAAACGACTTTAAGAACCAACGGGGAGTTTGATTCCCTGAAACAAATTGAGGAAGTGAATGTCAATTTCGTGGGTTCGGACAAAGCCATCCTGGTGAAGGATGTCGGCAGAGTCGTTAAAAGTCTTGAAGACCAAAAAACCATGGGCCGTGTGAAAGGGAAGCGTGCCCTGCTGATGAACGTGTACAAACAGCGTGGTGCCAACACCGTGGCTGTGGCAGAGGCGGTGAAAAAGAACATCGAAACCGTCAATGCGATGCTGAAGGAAAAAGGCCTGAAAGGCTCTGTGACGATGGTGCGAGACACCTCTCGTCCGATTCAGATGAACGTGTATGACGTGAAGGAATCCATCATCATCGGTATCATCCTTTGTGTCATCGTCGTGTTCTTCTTCCTGGGCTCCGCGCGTTCAACCTTTATCACGGCCATGGCTTTGCCAAACTCCCTTTTGGGTGGATTTGTCATCATGTGGGCCATGGGTTTTTCCATCAACTTGATGACCTTGCTGGCGCTTTCCCTGGCGGTGGGACTTTTGATCGATGATGCGATCGTCGTGCGGGAAAATATCTTCCGACATCTGGAAATGGGTAAAAAACCCAAAGATGCCGCATTGGATGGAACCAAAGAGGTGGCGATGGCTGTTATCGCCACGACTCTCGTGGTGATCGCGGTGTTTGGTCCTATCTCGTTCCTGCAGGGGATCGTGGGGCAGTTCTTCAAACAATTCGGTCTGACCGTCGTCTTTACGATGTTGATTTCCCTGTTTGATGCCTTCACCGTGGCGCCGATGTTGTCAGCATATATGGCGCACCCGAACGAGCACGTCAAAGGCACCGGCATTGTCGGCCGCATGTTGACAGCGTTTGATAAGTTTCAGACCTGGCTGGAAGAATGGTATGAAAAAGCCCTGAAATACACCCTGGGGAATCCGAAAAAGATTCTGGCAGGTGGGGTTGTGATCTTCGTGGCTTCTTTGGGGACTTTGGCCTTTATTCCGGCGACATTCCTGCCGGCGGCGGATAATGGTGAATTTGTGGTGAATGTCGAGCTTCCAGTGGGAAGCTCCCTGATGGCGACCAGCAAGTTCACGGAAAAAGTTGAAAAGATCTTTGAAAATGATCCTGCCGTGGACATGGTCATGACGATTGTTGGAAACTCCAACAATGAGTCGAATAAATCGACGATGTTCATCCGCCTGGTGGAACGCAAAAACCGCAGCATGAACACCACGGACTATAAAGAGTCGGTGCGCAAAAAGTTCCCGCAGTTTGAAAAAGACGCCATTGTTTCCATTGGTGATATTGATGCCGTGAACTCGGGCGAAAAACCGCTGAACGTGAATATTCAGGGCGAGGATCTGGATCAGTTGAATGCTTATGCCACCAAGTTGGTGGAGCGCATGAAAAAGATCCCGGGTCTGGTGGATGTGGATACGAACTTCCGCTCTGGGAAACCGGAGTTCCACGTGGTGTTTGACCGTAAGAAATCCGAGGCTCTGGGTGTTTCCACTGTGACAGCGGGAGCCGAGCTGCGCAATCGTACTGAGGGTAACGAGCAGGCGATCTATCGCGAGAACGGCATCGACTATAAAATCCGCGTGCGCTTTGAGGAAATGTACCGCGATCTGCGCAGTCAGTTCAATACGACACTGGTGCCGAATGCGAACTACAACATGATTCCTCTTTCACGCATTGCTCAGGGGGAAAATGCCTCCGGGTTCTCGCAGATCAACCGCATGAACAAAGGTCGTTATATTCAGATTTCCGGGAACCTGGCCAAGGGTGGGGCTCTGGGGAATATTTCGGCCGAAGTTGAAAGAATCATCAAAAAGGAAATGCCGCCACCTCCGGGTGTGGACTTTGCCTTCAAGGGTCAGGCGGATGACTTTAAGGAACTGATTGAGAACATGCTCCTGGCAATTATTCTGGGAGTGACGTTCATCTATCTGGTGCTGGCGAGCTTGTACGAAAGCTTTATCACGCCGTTCACGATTTTGCTGGCACTGCCCCTGGCTATGACCGGGGCCTTCCTGGCGCTGTTGATGTTTGGCAAGACCATCGATATCTTCTCGCTGATAGGTATCGTCCTGCTGTTGGGGGTTGTGGCGAAGAACTCGATCCTGCTTGTGGATTATACCAATCATCTGATCCACGAGGGTGTCGAGCGCAATACGGCGATCATTAAAGCCTGCCGCACGCGTCTTCGTCCGATTTTGATGACGTCTTTGGCATTGATTGCCGGGATGATTCCAATTGCCATCGGACTGAATGAGGCCTCAGCAATGAGAACCTCCATGGGTGTCGCCATCATCGGCGGTCTGATCAGCTCGACTTTGCTGACGCTTTTGATCGTTCCTGCGGCCTTTGGTTTCGTGGAGGATTTCAAAGCGTGGTTCCGCGCAAAACTTGCGAAGATCACCGGTTATCAGCCGTAAAGTCCGCGGAAGCTGCGAATCTCAAGCAGCTTCCTTTCAAACGGTCCCCAGTCGTCCTGTTCGGCGATGGGGGCCCACAGAGCCTCCAGTTCATCAATGACCAGGGCGCAGGCTTTGCCGGTTTGCAGGTAACTGTGGCGGGCTTTGTCTTCGTCTTCGATTTCAAAGCAGGCCAGAGTCTCGCGTAAGTTGTTAAAAGATTCTTTTTGATAAAGGTCTTTTTGAACGGATCTGTGCAGTCGCTCTGGCGAGGCGCCGGAATGCAAGTCATACAGGGTTTGTTCAAAGGCGCCTTTTTCCGTGTCCATGAATTGGAAAATTCCTGAGACCAGTTCCGCATTCAGGTCATGAATGGCGGTGATTTCCTGCAGTGGATTTTTCAGGTTCAGGCGTTTCAGCAGGCGGTTTTGCACCTCCACGTTGAAGGTGTCGCCGAATTCCTCCAAAAGCTCGGGAACGGCAAGTTCGGGATAGGCCGTTTTCAGTGCGCCACCCAGTTGATGCAGATTCCACAGGACCGCCGAAGGCTGGCGGCCAAAACAGTAAAGGCCGCTCTGATCAAAGTACGCTGCGGTGAAGGCCGGGTCGTAAACCGGCAGGAAGCGGTAGGGGCCATAGTCAAAACTTTCACCCGTGATGTTCATGTTGTCGGTGTTCAAAACTCCGTGAACAAATCCCGCCATCATCCAGGCGGCGACGGTTTCGGCGGTTTTCTGGGAAACGGCACGCAGGAACTCGGCGGCCAGTTCAGCTTCGCTAAATCCGGTCAGGTGTGGATAGTAATGGCGCACGCAGTAGTGCAGCAGTTTCTTGATGTTGTCGGTCTGATTGAAAAATGCCAGTCGCTGGAAGGTTCCAAAGCGGATGTGACTGTGGCTTAGGCGTACTAAAACACCGGCGCGGGTGGGTGAGGGTTCATCGTGGCGTTCGAGGCTTTCGCCCGTTTCAAACACTGAAAATGTTTTGCTGGTGTTCACGCCATAAGATTGCAAAAGTTCTGTCGCCAGGATTTCGCGGAAGGCGCCTTTCAAAGTCAGGCGTCCGTCGCCGCGACGGGAATAGGGGGTGGTTCCGCTGCCTTTGGTGCCCAGGTCCAACAGACGGTCTTGGTCGCGGACTTGGGCGAACAAAAAGCCTCTTCCGTCACCTAGGTCTGGATTGTAGCTGCGGAACTGATGGCCATGGTAGCGCAAGGCCAAGGGTGTTTTGATATTCTGAGGAAGGCTCTCAAAGGCCCAGAAGTGTTTCTGCCACTCCTGCGGGGTCAGCAGCCCCAGCCCTACGCTTTCTGCGGCGTCCTGGTTGCGATATCGCAACAGGGCCTTGGGGAATACAGCAGGGCGGACTTCATCATAGAAATCAGGCCCCAGTTCGTAAATTGGTGGAATGAATGGAGTGCTCACTTGTTCCTTATCTTCTTTTCCAAGGGGAAACGCAAAAGGTAATCTAGTTGACAGTAACTTGCATTTAGGAGACAAAGGGGATTCCAAAGGCGGTATCCGTGGACGAAACAATCCTGAACCCAAGCTCTGTCAACACCGGCAAATCACATGATTCCTGCTGTGAGGTGGATCACACCCAGCACGAGGTCTTTGAAGAAAAGACGCTGACCTGGGATCGTATCGGGATTGTGCTTTCTTCGTTGTGTGCGATTCATTGTCTGGTCACGCCGCTGTTGATCCTGACTTTGCCGGTGATGGGAGAATTCTTCCACGCAGAATGGGTGCATATCCTGATGGCCGTGGTGATTATGCCAGTGGGCCTGTTTGCATTCTGGAGCGGTTACAAACACCACCGTCAGGCCGGAGTATTGTCTTTGGGAGTGCTGGGGCTTTCGATGATTGCGGCGGCTTCGGTGCTTCCGCATGAATGGGTGGAAGTGATGGAGCACGATATCGTGACCATCATTGGAAGTGTGCTTTTGATTGTGGCCCACATTCTGAATCGTCGCGCCTGTCTTTGTCACAAACACGCCTAGAGCTCAGGGGGGATGGTCTAAAGTCGCCCCCGTCAAGGCCACCTTTTGTGGTAGATGACGCAACATTTCGTTGCAATCTTCATAACTTAGGTCAGATTTTTTCGGTGCAAACCCGTCAAATTTCGTCTTTCCAATTGAAAACCAAGTGATTTCAGGTAGTGTCTAGTTGAAAACCAAATGATGGAGGCATCAATGATTGAGACTAAAATGAATCGCCGTGGTTTCTTCACGACTCTTGCGAAAATCACAGGTGTGGCCGTAGTTGCACCAACAGCTTTGAACGCTGTTTTCTCTTCTTCTGCACAGGCTCAGAAAAAACGCGGAGCTGCTCCGGCTGCTGGTGGCGCTGCTGCAGGTGGAATGCCGTTGGTTGATCCCAATGACTCCGTGGCAAAAGCTGTAAAGTACGTTGAGGACTACAAAAAAGCTCCTGAAGCCAAAGGCAACAACTGCACGACTTGCGGCTTCTATGCGAAAAAAGAATCCCGCAACGGCAAAGAGGCCGGCACTTGCACAATCTTCGCTGGCAAACTTGTCTACGGCGACGCTTGGTGCGCATCCTGGAATAAAAAGGCTTAATCCGGCCTCGCCGGGCAGAGCTGAGGTGCCGGCAGGCACTTCAGCTGAAGCAGCTCAAAAACAAAAAAAGCCTGATAAGTTTCCTTATCAGGCTTTTTCTTTTTTAACTTGGCGAAAAACTATTTCACATTGTCACGCAAAGCGCGACGCAGGATTTTTCCGACATTCGTTTTCGGAAGCTCAGTGCGGAATTCCACCAGACGCGGAACCTTATAGTTCGTCAAACTCTTGCGGGCATGAGCAATCACGTCT encodes:
- a CDS encoding RluA family pseudouridine synthase → MIEILFEDEFFLAAAKPAGMPSQATVDKSRQDFFTALKNQLRNERGDAFYLALHHRLDRDTSGVMIFAKTKEANEPLADLFKTHKIQKTYLCLTKRTQKAADAWEVDNHLVEMKDTKLKKTKMVRTQSGGDRAYTKFRKLEVFPEALLIEAQPLTGRMHQIRVHLADRGMGIYGDDIYQAPKNPVAPRLMLHAHALEFTHPFTKEFVRIECAVPADMAQFMKTLTFHSKND
- a CDS encoding HNH endonuclease family protein; amino-acid sequence: MKQLKLKTASLQFVTVIMVAMSAAPVYAAPATAAPAHEFFTVDEENLESDTTRRKEYSFMEYTPEFGPHQFIQGLKKVVINLLKWTLHEEAPPTPEEKYMRKLHFGRWINDPTDDTCMNTRAKVLVRDSNQEVTYRGNRQCVVDSGHWNDPYAGKEVVVAKEIQIDHMVPLKNAYVSGAWQWDYKTRCLYANYMGYKNHLVAADASANMSKGDRAPDKYLPSNLGYRCQYVRDWLAVKLIWKLNMTMDEVQAIHDVVTNYGCKASDFKFSKAELESQREYINANLDFCMINKR
- a CDS encoding TolC family protein, with protein sequence MKKGALLGLLLGLLVGLWQPQALAMNLQEYLQAVINKNKSIQAFDVSKEAAEDRRVSGDIELVPVFTAGVGYLNDKSPLGQFAQLGGTQTTATDLKLGLAKRFSSGTDVAVTANATEVENEGALLNPSFQKFSYGTLGLGLSQSLWKNSFGNATRLRQDRQEAVATAEVGRFDLQKKVLLVSAEAAYWDYVYQNENLRIGRASLERARRIESWTRRRVNDGISDRADLLSAQALVAARQLQLVSAEDDLAAAKRQIRDYLELRDDEAMPEISGDISRSRALNSMVDGNGGKVVALEAYLSSLNARAMSLVAKETEDGYRPDLVLSGSYNTNNFQPDKSIPDATSKWTDSKLPTWKVGLNLIYLFDTDVKGSAQSAARKDALAAQLQSERKILDSESSWIELNRRYSEMNKRIESASLIARLQTDAAKAQTDLFNKGRSITANVINAEEDAADAELTLTRLKSEQRKMEAQARLFVTLDENNREEK
- a CDS encoding efflux RND transporter permease subunit, with the translated sequence MNLPGLSIKRPIFISCIVILMLILGAFSLRKMPVDMFPDVTFPILFVQVTYPGASPLDLEKQVSKLIEDEVGSISGLKTLRSNNLDSVAVIILEFQLGTDIKEVEQEVRNRIGNIRRDLPSEIYEPVIRRFDPADQPIVTLAVTTELDEGAAYDLANEVIKPRFERIKDVGQVDIFGGRKQEIHVLVDKNKLQDRKISMLQVSQRVIDTSKDIPIGKIENPIDETTLRTNGEFDSLKQIEEVNVNFVGSDKAILVKDVGRVVKSLEDQKTMGRVKGKRALLMNVYKQRGANTVAVAEAVKKNIETVNAMLKEKGLKGSVTMVRDTSRPIQMNVYDVKESIIIGIILCVIVVFFFLGSARSTFITAMALPNSLLGGFVIMWAMGFSINLMTLLALSLAVGLLIDDAIVVRENIFRHLEMGKKPKDAALDGTKEVAMAVIATTLVVIAVFGPISFLQGIVGQFFKQFGLTVVFTMLISLFDAFTVAPMLSAYMAHPNEHVKGTGIVGRMLTAFDKFQTWLEEWYEKALKYTLGNPKKILAGGVVIFVASLGTLAFIPATFLPAADNGEFVVNVELPVGSSLMATSKFTEKVEKIFENDPAVDMVMTIVGNSNNESNKSTMFIRLVERKNRSMNTTDYKESVRKKFPQFEKDAIVSIGDIDAVNSGEKPLNVNIQGEDLDQLNAYATKLVERMKKIPGLVDVDTNFRSGKPEFHVVFDRKKSEALGVSTVTAGAELRNRTEGNEQAIYRENGIDYKIRVRFEEMYRDLRSQFNTTLVPNANYNMIPLSRIAQGENASGFSQINRMNKGRYIQISGNLAKGGALGNISAEVERIIKKEMPPPPGVDFAFKGQADDFKELIENMLLAIILGVTFIYLVLASLYESFITPFTILLALPLAMTGAFLALLMFGKTIDIFSLIGIVLLLGVVAKNSILLVDYTNHLIHEGVERNTAIIKACRTRLRPILMTSLALIAGMIPIAIGLNEASAMRTSMGVAIIGGLISSTLLTLLIVPAAFGFVEDFKAWFRAKLAKITGYQP
- a CDS encoding protein adenylyltransferase SelO, yielding MSTPFIPPIYELGPDFYDEVRPAVFPKALLRYRNQDAAESVGLGLLTPQEWQKHFWAFESLPQNIKTPLALRYHGHQFRSYNPDLGDGRGFLFAQVRDQDRLLDLGTKGSGTTPYSRRGDGRLTLKGAFREILATELLQSYGVNTSKTFSVFETGESLERHDEPSPTRAGVLVRLSHSHIRFGTFQRLAFFNQTDNIKKLLHYCVRHYYPHLTGFSEAELAAEFLRAVSQKTAETVAAWMMAGFVHGVLNTDNMNITGESFDYGPYRFLPVYDPAFTAAYFDQSGLYCFGRQPSAVLWNLHQLGGALKTAYPELAVPELLEEFGDTFNVEVQNRLLKRLNLKNPLQEITAIHDLNAELVSGIFQFMDTEKGAFEQTLYDLHSGASPERLHRSVQKDLYQKESFNNLRETLACFEIEDEDKARHSYLQTGKACALVIDELEALWAPIAEQDDWGPFERKLLEIRSFRGLYG
- a CDS encoding MerC domain-containing protein, with amino-acid sequence MDETILNPSSVNTGKSHDSCCEVDHTQHEVFEEKTLTWDRIGIVLSSLCAIHCLVTPLLILTLPVMGEFFHAEWVHILMAVVIMPVGLFAFWSGYKHHRQAGVLSLGVLGLSMIAAASVLPHEWVEVMEHDIVTIIGSVLLIVAHILNRRACLCHKHA
- a CDS encoding high-potential iron-sulfur protein is translated as MIETKMNRRGFFTTLAKITGVAVVAPTALNAVFSSSAQAQKKRGAAPAAGGAAAGGMPLVDPNDSVAKAVKYVEDYKKAPEAKGNNCTTCGFYAKKESRNGKEAGTCTIFAGKLVYGDAWCASWNKKA